From Amia ocellicauda isolate fAmiCal2 chromosome 12, fAmiCal2.hap1, whole genome shotgun sequence, a single genomic window includes:
- the men1 gene encoding menin isoform X1, whose amino-acid sequence MGLRSSQKKHFPLRGIDGVVQLFDAELRRAEPDLSLLSLVLGFIEHFLAVNRVVPVNVPGVRFEPLDPGNPASCFPVVELGMVSALHERFTAQIRGAVDLSQYRRPGGGSSRELVKKVSDVIWNSLSRSYFKDRAHIQSLFSLITGTKLDSSGVAFAVVAACQVLGLQDVHLALSEDHAWVIFGKNGEETAEVTWHGKGNEDRRGQTVSAGVSERQSWLYLKGSYLKCTRNMEVAFMVCAINPSVDLHTDSTELLQLQQRLLWLLYDRGDLDRYPMALGTLADLEDLEPIPGRETPLALHEKAINSAKVYYNNEHIYPFMYLAGFHYRHRNVRDALGAWAEAASVMQDYNYFREDEEIYKEFFDVANDVIPTLLKETAAESSGDGGGSSPDGVEKMSPQPSGPTVSALQDSECFAHLLRFYDGICKWEEGSPTPVLHVGWATYLVQSLSRFEAQVRQKVSIITKEVEPPEDDDQSSEDPREGRRRGPRRESKAEEPPLGAPAQAPPKKLTGEGAVRRRSFPGVRAEGEGKSGGASPSPTPTPALPPGPVVAFHSEKMKGMKELLSAAKINSSAIKLQLTAQSQVQMKRQKPSTPGDYTLSFMKRQRKTL is encoded by the exons ATGGGTTTGCGCTCGTCTCAGAAGAAGCATTTCCCCCTGCGGGGGATCGACGGTGTGGTGCAGCTGTTCGACGCTGAGCTGCGGCGGGCCGAGCCAGACCTGTCCCTGTTGTCCCTGGTGCTGGGCTTCATCGAGCACTTCCTGGCCGTCAACCGGGTTGTGCCGGTCAATGTGCCCGGCGTCCGCTTCGAGCCCCTGGACCCGGGCAATCCAGCGTCCTGCTTCCCCGTGGTGGAGCTGGGCATGGTCTCGGCCCTGCATGAGCGCTTTACCGCCCAGATCCGCGGCGCCGTGGACCTGTCGCAGTACCGGCGCCCGGGGGGAGGCTCGAGCCGGGAGCTGGTCAAGAAGGTGTCCGATGTCATCTGGAACAGCTTGAGCCGGTCCTACTTCAAGGACCGGGCGCACATCCAGTCTCTCTTCAGCCTCATAACAG GCACCAAGCTGGACAGCTCTGGGGTGGCCTTCGCAGTGGTGGCGGCCTGTCAGGTCCTGGGGCTGCAGGACGTCCACTTGGCCCTCTCGGAGGACCACGCCTGGGTCATTTTTGGGAAGAACGGGGAGGAGACGGCCGAGGTGACCTGGCACGGCAAGGGCAACGAGGACCGGCGTGGGCAGACAGTCAGCGCGGGGGTCAGTGAGCGG CAGAGCTGGCTGTACCTGAAGGGGTCCTACCTGAAGTGTACCCGGAACATGGAGGTGGCGTTCATGGTGTGTGCCATCAACCCGTCGGTGGACCTGCACACGGACAGCACCGAGCTCCTGCAGCTGCAGCAG AGACTGCTGTGGCTGTTGTATGACCGAGGAGACCTGGATAG ATACCCTATGGCTCTTGGCACCCTGGCTGACTTGGAGGACTTGGAGCCCATCCCTGGCAGAGAGACCCCACTGGCGCTCCACGAGAAG GCCATCAACTCGGCCAAGGTTTACTACAATAACGAGCACATCTACCCCTTCATGTACCTGGCCGGCTTTCACTACCGGCACCGGAACGTCCGGGATGCGCTGGGCGCCTGGGCCGAGGCCGCCTCCGTCATGCAGGA TTACAATTACTTCCGGGAGGACGAGGAGATATACAAGGAGTTCTTTGATGTTGCCAACGACGTCATCCCCACACTGCTGAAGGAGACGGCGGCGGAGAGCTCCGGCGACGGTGGGGGCAGCAGTCCGGACGGGGTAGAGAAG atgtccccccagccATCGGGCCCCACCGTATCGGCCCTGCAGGACTCAGAGTGCTTCGCCCACCTGCTGCGCTTCTATGACGGCATCTGCAAGTGGGAGGAGGGCAGCCCCACCCCAGTGCTGCATGTGGGCTGGGCAACCTACCTGGTCCAGTCTCTGAGCCGCTTTGAGGCACAG GTGCGTCAGAAGGTGTCCATCATCACCAAAGAGGTGGAGCCCCCGGAGGACGACGACCAATCCAGTGAGGACCCCCGGGAGGGCCGGCGACGGGGCCCCCGCCGAGAGTCCAAAGCCGAGGAGCCTCCCCTGGGTGCCCCCGCCCAGGCCCCGCCCAAGAAGTTGACCGGGGAGGGGGCGGTCCGGCGGCGCTCCTTCCCAGGGGTCCGggccgagggggaggggaaGTCTGGCGGGGCGTCGCCCAGTCCCACCCCAACCCCGGCCCTTCCCCCCGGCCCGGTGGTGGCCTTCCACAGCGAGAAGATGAAAGGcatgaaggagctgctgtcggCCGCCAAGATCAACTCCAGTGCCATCAAGCTGCAGCTCACCGCGCAGTCACAGGTGCAGATGAAGAGACAGAAGCCCAGCACCCCCGGCGACTACACGCTCTCCTTCATGAAACGCCAGCGCAAGACCCTGTGA
- the men1 gene encoding menin isoform X2, with protein sequence MGLRSSQKKHFPLRGIDGVVQLFDAELRRAEPDLSLLSLVLGFIEHFLAVNRVVPVNVPGVRFEPLDPGNPASCFPVVELGMVSALHERFTAQIRGAVDLSQYRRPGGGSSRELVKKVSDVIWNSLSRSYFKDRAHIQSLFSLITGTKLDSSGVAFAVVAACQVLGLQDVHLALSEDHAWVIFGKNGEETAEVTWHGKGNEDRRGQTVSAGVSERSWLYLKGSYLKCTRNMEVAFMVCAINPSVDLHTDSTELLQLQQRLLWLLYDRGDLDRYPMALGTLADLEDLEPIPGRETPLALHEKAINSAKVYYNNEHIYPFMYLAGFHYRHRNVRDALGAWAEAASVMQDYNYFREDEEIYKEFFDVANDVIPTLLKETAAESSGDGGGSSPDGVEKMSPQPSGPTVSALQDSECFAHLLRFYDGICKWEEGSPTPVLHVGWATYLVQSLSRFEAQVRQKVSIITKEVEPPEDDDQSSEDPREGRRRGPRRESKAEEPPLGAPAQAPPKKLTGEGAVRRRSFPGVRAEGEGKSGGASPSPTPTPALPPGPVVAFHSEKMKGMKELLSAAKINSSAIKLQLTAQSQVQMKRQKPSTPGDYTLSFMKRQRKTL encoded by the exons ATGGGTTTGCGCTCGTCTCAGAAGAAGCATTTCCCCCTGCGGGGGATCGACGGTGTGGTGCAGCTGTTCGACGCTGAGCTGCGGCGGGCCGAGCCAGACCTGTCCCTGTTGTCCCTGGTGCTGGGCTTCATCGAGCACTTCCTGGCCGTCAACCGGGTTGTGCCGGTCAATGTGCCCGGCGTCCGCTTCGAGCCCCTGGACCCGGGCAATCCAGCGTCCTGCTTCCCCGTGGTGGAGCTGGGCATGGTCTCGGCCCTGCATGAGCGCTTTACCGCCCAGATCCGCGGCGCCGTGGACCTGTCGCAGTACCGGCGCCCGGGGGGAGGCTCGAGCCGGGAGCTGGTCAAGAAGGTGTCCGATGTCATCTGGAACAGCTTGAGCCGGTCCTACTTCAAGGACCGGGCGCACATCCAGTCTCTCTTCAGCCTCATAACAG GCACCAAGCTGGACAGCTCTGGGGTGGCCTTCGCAGTGGTGGCGGCCTGTCAGGTCCTGGGGCTGCAGGACGTCCACTTGGCCCTCTCGGAGGACCACGCCTGGGTCATTTTTGGGAAGAACGGGGAGGAGACGGCCGAGGTGACCTGGCACGGCAAGGGCAACGAGGACCGGCGTGGGCAGACAGTCAGCGCGGGGGTCAGTGAGCGG AGCTGGCTGTACCTGAAGGGGTCCTACCTGAAGTGTACCCGGAACATGGAGGTGGCGTTCATGGTGTGTGCCATCAACCCGTCGGTGGACCTGCACACGGACAGCACCGAGCTCCTGCAGCTGCAGCAG AGACTGCTGTGGCTGTTGTATGACCGAGGAGACCTGGATAG ATACCCTATGGCTCTTGGCACCCTGGCTGACTTGGAGGACTTGGAGCCCATCCCTGGCAGAGAGACCCCACTGGCGCTCCACGAGAAG GCCATCAACTCGGCCAAGGTTTACTACAATAACGAGCACATCTACCCCTTCATGTACCTGGCCGGCTTTCACTACCGGCACCGGAACGTCCGGGATGCGCTGGGCGCCTGGGCCGAGGCCGCCTCCGTCATGCAGGA TTACAATTACTTCCGGGAGGACGAGGAGATATACAAGGAGTTCTTTGATGTTGCCAACGACGTCATCCCCACACTGCTGAAGGAGACGGCGGCGGAGAGCTCCGGCGACGGTGGGGGCAGCAGTCCGGACGGGGTAGAGAAG atgtccccccagccATCGGGCCCCACCGTATCGGCCCTGCAGGACTCAGAGTGCTTCGCCCACCTGCTGCGCTTCTATGACGGCATCTGCAAGTGGGAGGAGGGCAGCCCCACCCCAGTGCTGCATGTGGGCTGGGCAACCTACCTGGTCCAGTCTCTGAGCCGCTTTGAGGCACAG GTGCGTCAGAAGGTGTCCATCATCACCAAAGAGGTGGAGCCCCCGGAGGACGACGACCAATCCAGTGAGGACCCCCGGGAGGGCCGGCGACGGGGCCCCCGCCGAGAGTCCAAAGCCGAGGAGCCTCCCCTGGGTGCCCCCGCCCAGGCCCCGCCCAAGAAGTTGACCGGGGAGGGGGCGGTCCGGCGGCGCTCCTTCCCAGGGGTCCGggccgagggggaggggaaGTCTGGCGGGGCGTCGCCCAGTCCCACCCCAACCCCGGCCCTTCCCCCCGGCCCGGTGGTGGCCTTCCACAGCGAGAAGATGAAAGGcatgaaggagctgctgtcggCCGCCAAGATCAACTCCAGTGCCATCAAGCTGCAGCTCACCGCGCAGTCACAGGTGCAGATGAAGAGACAGAAGCCCAGCACCCCCGGCGACTACACGCTCTCCTTCATGAAACGCCAGCGCAAGACCCTGTGA
- the rtn3 gene encoding reticulon-3 isoform X3 — translation MADPATQSSLISSSHGFGDVPSPGQSAASPAAESKSADSFLSSPPPVSLIQSPQVRDLVYWRDPKKSGVVFGVSLLLLLSLAAFSVISVASYLLLALLCVTISFRIYKSVIQAVQKSSEGHPFKAYMESEVSISPESFRRHVDVTLSHVNCVLKQMSRLFLVEDLVDSLKLAVLMWLMTYVGAVFNGITLLIMADILMFSLPVVYEKYKTQIDHYVGLVRGHVKNAVSKVQEKIPGAVKRKAE, via the exons ATGGCAGATCCAGCGACCCAGTCCTCGCTCATCTCGTCTTCGCACGGGTTCGGCGACGTCCCCTCCCCCGGCCAGAGCGCCGCTTCCCCGGCCGCAGAATCCAAGTCCGCGG attCCTTTCTTTCCTCTCCTCCGCCTGTATCTCTCATTCAGTCTCCTCAAG tgcgGGACCTAGTGTACTGGCGTGACCCCAAGAAGTCGGGCGTGGTGTTCGGGGTGTCACTGCTACTGCTGCTCTCCCTGGCCGCCTTCAGTGTCATCAGCGTGGCCTCCTACCTGCTGCTCGCCCTCCTGTGTGTCACCATCTCCTTCCGCATCTACAAGTCTGTCATCCAGGCCGTGCAGAAGTCCAGTGAGGGACACCCCTTCAA gGCCTACATGGAGAGCGAAGTCAGCATTTCCCCAGAATCCTTCCGGCGCCATGTGGACGTCACCCTGTCTCACGTCAACTGTGTCCTGAAACAGATGAGCCGCCTCTTCCTGGTGGAGGACCTGGTGGACTCTCTCAAg CTGGCGGTCCTGATGTGGCTGATGACCTACGTGGGTGCGGTCTTCAACGGAATCACCCTGCTGATCATGG CCGACATCCTAATGTTCAGCCTGCCGGTGGTCTACGAGAAATACAAG accCAGATCGATCACTATGTGGGCCTCGTACGCGGTCATGTGAAAAATGCAGTGTCAAA GGTTCAGGAGAAGATCCCTGGCGCAGTGAAACGCAAGGCAGAATAA
- the rtn3 gene encoding reticulon-3 isoform X2, with amino-acid sequence MADPATQSSLISSSHGFGDVPSPGQSAASPAAESKSAVRDLVYWRDPKKSGVVFGVSLLLLLSLAAFSVISVASYLLLALLCVTISFRIYKSVIQAVQKSSEGHPFKAYMESEVSISPESFRRHVDVTLSHVNCVLKQMSRLFLVEDLVDSLKLAVLMWLMTYVGAVFNGITLLIMADILMFSLPVVYEKYKTQIDHYVGLVRGHVKNAVSKVQEKIPGAVKRKAE; translated from the exons ATGGCAGATCCAGCGACCCAGTCCTCGCTCATCTCGTCTTCGCACGGGTTCGGCGACGTCCCCTCCCCCGGCCAGAGCGCCGCTTCCCCGGCCGCAGAATCCAAGTCCGCGG tgcgGGACCTAGTGTACTGGCGTGACCCCAAGAAGTCGGGCGTGGTGTTCGGGGTGTCACTGCTACTGCTGCTCTCCCTGGCCGCCTTCAGTGTCATCAGCGTGGCCTCCTACCTGCTGCTCGCCCTCCTGTGTGTCACCATCTCCTTCCGCATCTACAAGTCTGTCATCCAGGCCGTGCAGAAGTCCAGTGAGGGACACCCCTTCAA gGCCTACATGGAGAGCGAAGTCAGCATTTCCCCAGAATCCTTCCGGCGCCATGTGGACGTCACCCTGTCTCACGTCAACTGTGTCCTGAAACAGATGAGCCGCCTCTTCCTGGTGGAGGACCTGGTGGACTCTCTCAAg CTGGCGGTCCTGATGTGGCTGATGACCTACGTGGGTGCGGTCTTCAACGGAATCACCCTGCTGATCATGG CCGACATCCTAATGTTCAGCCTGCCGGTGGTCTACGAGAAATACAAG accCAGATCGATCACTATGTGGGCCTCGTACGCGGTCATGTGAAAAATGCAGTGTCAAA GGTTCAGGAGAAGATCCCTGGCGCAGTGAAACGCAAGGCAGAATAA
- the rtn3 gene encoding reticulon-3 isoform X1, with product MEIRGAASPPDFTQAISEQERPGGRAGSWDDGGFLLFKERHYERSPVDAPPPPPAFTTAPSEASPDQDSPESPFEVLGDARARGDRFGSEFEDTADWMRAHLPPTPEIQTRSGLQPELSAAAGAEPVQTHEPAIPEPLVEPQASTGIGALPAKSDSQTVEQKKQASEDEEAGFDLRFLPTAYMWDKPEKPQEDIQGPPSATKPPTSSPVPAPSPPPSVPPRPVPAAPQDAALLWGADPEPAETADADSSGESDDTVIEDPAALPGPAPPPSYGPAPPGRMKLDKLILVPVINVIETGEQVISEEEEEGDYEVVKDPVKETRESPVAKPEPVMSESLADKASAAHPVEPKLPEQAPPLMPKDSPPPTACIASGAQKTEPGRPSTAEPKTQQPQEEPRPFPADCSPALPPQQPLPSTAETPPEKPTPESLDATQNTSARPSLPDPFDVKEATPQSPPTMGKPLTELLQAGGDEQEVAQDSRAPSAPSPADGGPDLQKPDSTLPTYTSFEPLPETGTVLGGRPAGAASADWEEKEVEGPGPVAEAQQAAPKPVGGQPSPRAFPPDPFSYLQDLHPPPVAPTKDTSPAEQKEDIALQAATAEKPQGDAGSGDGRGRVPAVVEVKPQPGQDSPETVSDPESVEPECSVSAATDSFVDFMRECLKSRQDEGPEDLPAKPKAPTSAPPPTTVLDLEQERLTICALKELGDSLEEDEREEKRKEDERVGEILSPKMEEPEKVPPPALAETDPQSVAPPPASEKPLPRTPPSGEVERAAEGEREPAPLAGHVVVALLTHTPVRDLVYWRDPKKSGVVFGVSLLLLLSLAAFSVISVASYLLLALLCVTISFRIYKSVIQAVQKSSEGHPFKAYMESEVSISPESFRRHVDVTLSHVNCVLKQMSRLFLVEDLVDSLKLAVLMWLMTYVGAVFNGITLLIMADILMFSLPVVYEKYKTQIDHYVGLVRGHVKNAVSKVQEKIPGAVKRKAE from the exons ATGGAAATCCGAGGGGCCGCCAGTCCTCCCGACTTTACACAAGCCATAAGCGAGCAGGAGCGGCCGGGGGGGCGTGCAGGCTCCTGGGACGACGGGGGATTCCTTCTCTTCAAGGAGCGGCACTACGAGAGGTCCCCTGTGGATGCTCCCCCACCTCCCCCGGCCTTCACCACCGCACCGAGCGAGGCCTCGCCCGACCAGGATTCCCCCGAGTCACCGTTCGAGGTCCTGGGTGATGCTAGGGCTCGGGGCGACCGCTTTGGCTCTGAGTTTGAGGACACCGCCGACTGGATGCGCGCCCACCTACCGCCCACCCCCGAGATCCAAACCAGAAGTGGCTTGCAGCCAGAGCTCTCTGCAGCTGCCGGTGCCGAACCGGTGCAGACTCATGAGCCAGCCATCCCCGAACCCCTGGTGGAGCCACAGGCATCAACTGGAATCGGTGCCCTTCCGGCCAAATCTGACAGCCAGACCGTGGAGCAGAAGAAGCAAGCCAGTGAAGACGAAGAGGCAGGGTTCGACCTCCGCTTCTTGCCCACCGCCTACATGTGGGACAAACCAGAGAAACCGCAGGAAGACATCCAAGGTCCGCCCTCTGCGACGAAGCCTCCCACCTCCTCTCCGGTCCCTGCCCCTTCCCCTCCACCTTCAGTGCCCCCACGCCCGGTGCCAGCAGCCCCCCAGGATGCTGCCCTCCTCTGGGGCGCGGACCCCGAGCCAGCAGAGACGGCGGACGCAGACAGCTCCGGGGAGTCGGATGACACCGTGATCGAGGACCCCGCCGCCTTGCCGGGGCCAGCCCCACCTCCGTCGTATGGCCCTGCCCCCCCAGGGAGAATGAAGCTCGATAAGTTGATACTTGTGCCCGTCATCAATGTAATCGAAACGGGTGAGCAAGTCATcagcgaggaagaggaggagggagactACGAGGTGGTCAAGGACCCTGTGAAAGAGACCCGAGAGAGCCCGGTCGCCAAACCAGAGCCGGTGATGTCTGAGTCCCTGGCTGACAAAGCCTCCGCTGCCCACCCAGTTGAGCCCAAGCTCCCGGAGCAAGCTCCCCCGCTCATGCCAAAAGATTCCCCCCCTCCCACTGCTTGCATCGCTTCAGGGGCTCAAAAGACTGAGCCAGGTCGTCCGTCTACTGCTGAGCCTAAAACCCAGCAACCGCAGGAGGAACCCAGACCTTTCCCAGCtgactgcagcccagcactgcctCCCCAGCAACCGCTGCCGAGCACAGCGGAAACTCCGCCGGAGAAACCCACCCCTGAGTCTTTGGACGCTACCCAGAACACATCTGCACGACCCTCCCTACCAGACCCCTTTGATGTGAAGGAGGCAACCCCCCAATCACCGCCCACGATGGGGAAGCCCTTAACCGAGCTGCTCCAGGCAGGTGGGGACGAGCAAGAAGTGGCACAGGACTCCCGGGCTCCCTCAGCCCCGAGCCCTGCAGACGGGGGGCCCGACCTGCAGAAGCCGGACTCGACCTTGCCCACCTACACCAGTTTCGAACCACTCCCTGAAACGGGAACCGTCTTGGGGGGCAGACCTGCGGGGGCAGCCAGTGCCGACTGGGAGGAGAAGGAAGTGGAGGGGCCGGGCCCCGTAGCTGAAGCTCAGCAGGCGGCTCCAAAGCCTGTCGGGGGCCAGCCATCACCCCGGGCTTTCCCCCCCGATCCGTTCTCATACCTCCAAGACCTTCATCCTCCTCCTGTCGCCCCCACCAAAGATACGTCACCGGCGGAGCAGAAAGAGGACATCGCCCTCCAGGCTGCCACCGCAGAGAAGCCCCAGGGAGACGCCGGCTCAGGGGATGGCCGAGGCAGGGTGCCAGCTGTGGTCGAGGTGAAGCCGCAGCCGGGGCAGGATTCCCCTGAGACCGTGAGTGACCCAGAGAGTGTGGAGCCCGAGTGTTCGGTGTCAGCAGCCACGGACAGCTTCGTGGACTTCATGAGGGAGTGCCTGAAGTCACGCCAGGACGAGGGGCCCGAGGACCTCCCCGCTAAGCCAAAGGCCCCCACCTcggccccaccccccaccacggTCCTAGACCTGGAGCAGGAGCGCCTCACCATCTGCGCCCTAAAGGAGCTGGGCGACAGTCTGGAGGAAGatgagagggaggagaagaggaaGGAGGATGAGAGGGTGGGAGAGATACTATCCCCAAAGATGGAGGAGCCTGAAAAAGTGCCCCCCCCAGCCCTAGCTGAGACTGATCCACAGTCTGTTGCCCCACCCCCCGCCTCAGAAAAGCCCCTCCCCAGGACCCCCCCATccggagaggtggagagggctGCCGAGGGGGAGCGGGAGCCGGCCCCGCTTGCAGGGCATGTCGTGGTGGCCTTACTAACCCATACGCCAG tgcgGGACCTAGTGTACTGGCGTGACCCCAAGAAGTCGGGCGTGGTGTTCGGGGTGTCACTGCTACTGCTGCTCTCCCTGGCCGCCTTCAGTGTCATCAGCGTGGCCTCCTACCTGCTGCTCGCCCTCCTGTGTGTCACCATCTCCTTCCGCATCTACAAGTCTGTCATCCAGGCCGTGCAGAAGTCCAGTGAGGGACACCCCTTCAA gGCCTACATGGAGAGCGAAGTCAGCATTTCCCCAGAATCCTTCCGGCGCCATGTGGACGTCACCCTGTCTCACGTCAACTGTGTCCTGAAACAGATGAGCCGCCTCTTCCTGGTGGAGGACCTGGTGGACTCTCTCAAg CTGGCGGTCCTGATGTGGCTGATGACCTACGTGGGTGCGGTCTTCAACGGAATCACCCTGCTGATCATGG CCGACATCCTAATGTTCAGCCTGCCGGTGGTCTACGAGAAATACAAG accCAGATCGATCACTATGTGGGCCTCGTACGCGGTCATGTGAAAAATGCAGTGTCAAA GGTTCAGGAGAAGATCCCTGGCGCAGTGAAACGCAAGGCAGAATAA